A genome region from Arthrobacter sp. V1I9 includes the following:
- a CDS encoding DUF4383 domain-containing protein, with translation MATHTSTGMATRTNVQKASMAVGAVFLLVGILGFVPGVTGNYDQLHLAGHHSEAMLLGLFQVSALHNVVHLLFGVAGIVLAKTASGARSFLLYGGIIYLVLFIYGLVIPQDTAGNFVPVNGADNILHLLLGVGMVALALVLTRGHKARA, from the coding sequence TTGGCAACACACACGAGCACCGGAATGGCAACGCGCACCAACGTCCAGAAGGCATCGATGGCTGTCGGTGCCGTCTTCCTGCTGGTCGGCATCCTCGGCTTTGTTCCGGGAGTCACCGGCAACTACGACCAGCTGCACCTCGCCGGCCACCACTCCGAGGCCATGCTGCTGGGCCTCTTCCAGGTGTCTGCCCTGCACAACGTCGTCCACCTGCTCTTCGGCGTGGCCGGCATCGTCCTGGCGAAGACCGCGTCCGGAGCCCGCTCCTTCCTGCTCTACGGCGGCATCATCTACCTGGTGCTCTTCATCTACGGCCTGGTGATCCCCCAGGACACGGCCGGCAACTTCGTGCCGGTGAACGGCGCTGACAACATCCTGCACCTGCTGCTCGGCGTCGGCATGGTTGCCCTGGCACTCGTGCTCACCAGGGGCCACAAGGCACGCGCCTAA
- a CDS encoding gamma-glutamyltransferase family protein: MTASTHWLATASAQAVLERGGNAFDAAVAGAFVLHVVEPHLNGPGGDMTGVFVTAGNPSEPVVLMGQGPAPAAATREHYLAEGQELVPGAGALAAAVPAAVDAWLLLLRDHGTWELADVLSFAIGYARNGHPVLGRVCSTIASVAGLFTEHWPTSAALWMPDGRVPAGGDIVKNPAYAGVLERLIAAGSPAAGEEAGSREARIDAARLEWREGFVAKAAVAFLAGPHRHSSGTDHAGVITEADFAGFAAGYEPAATIEFRGHIIAKTGPWGQGPALLQTLAILDGFDDEYLDPSTALGAHTILEAQKLAIADREAYYGDAAVPLDYLLSPEYAAGRRRLIGEQASHEFRPGRVPGHEPFIPPLRTQYLPPSLAERGEPAFAGVGEPTVLPTGETRGDTCHLDVVDQWGNMVSATPSGGWLQSSPTIPELGFCLGTRLQMTWLEDNAPSTLAPGKRPRTTLTPTLVLKDGKAVAALGSPGGDQQDQWQLLYLLRTIVGGYEPQQAIDAPAFHTTSIPGSFWPRTWTPGGAVVEDRLGEDVITELEGRGHVVTRAGEWALGRLSAVVRDPETGVLKAAANPRGAQGYAAGR, from the coding sequence ATGACGGCCTCCACCCACTGGCTGGCCACGGCATCCGCCCAGGCTGTTCTGGAGCGGGGCGGGAACGCCTTCGACGCCGCCGTCGCCGGAGCATTTGTCCTGCACGTGGTGGAACCGCACCTCAATGGTCCGGGCGGGGACATGACGGGCGTGTTTGTCACCGCCGGTAACCCCTCTGAGCCGGTGGTGCTGATGGGGCAGGGCCCTGCTCCGGCGGCGGCAACCCGGGAGCATTACCTGGCTGAAGGGCAGGAACTGGTGCCCGGCGCCGGTGCGCTCGCCGCCGCCGTCCCGGCCGCCGTCGACGCCTGGCTGCTCCTCCTGCGCGACCACGGCACCTGGGAGCTGGCGGACGTGCTGTCCTTCGCCATCGGCTACGCCCGCAACGGCCACCCGGTCCTGGGCCGCGTCTGCAGCACCATAGCCTCCGTGGCGGGGCTCTTTACCGAGCATTGGCCGACGTCGGCCGCCCTCTGGATGCCCGACGGGAGAGTCCCAGCGGGCGGGGACATCGTGAAGAACCCTGCCTATGCCGGCGTCCTTGAGCGGCTCATCGCCGCCGGCTCGCCGGCAGCAGGGGAGGAGGCGGGATCCCGGGAAGCGCGGATCGACGCCGCACGGCTGGAGTGGCGCGAGGGCTTCGTCGCGAAGGCAGCCGTCGCGTTTCTCGCCGGGCCGCACCGCCACTCCTCCGGCACGGACCATGCAGGAGTCATCACGGAAGCGGACTTCGCGGGATTCGCTGCAGGCTACGAACCCGCCGCCACCATCGAATTCCGGGGCCACATCATTGCCAAGACCGGGCCCTGGGGGCAGGGCCCGGCGCTGCTCCAGACACTGGCGATCCTGGACGGGTTCGATGACGAGTATCTGGACCCGTCCACAGCCCTCGGCGCCCACACCATCCTGGAGGCGCAAAAGCTGGCCATCGCTGACCGGGAGGCGTACTACGGCGACGCCGCGGTGCCGTTGGATTACCTGTTGAGCCCGGAGTACGCGGCCGGGCGCCGGCGGTTAATTGGCGAGCAGGCCTCGCACGAGTTCCGACCCGGCCGGGTGCCCGGCCACGAGCCCTTCATTCCGCCGCTGCGCACGCAGTACCTCCCGCCGTCGCTCGCTGAACGCGGCGAACCTGCCTTCGCCGGCGTTGGCGAGCCCACCGTTTTGCCCACGGGGGAGACGCGCGGGGACACCTGCCACCTCGACGTCGTGGACCAGTGGGGGAACATGGTGTCGGCCACTCCATCCGGGGGCTGGCTCCAGTCTTCGCCTACCATCCCGGAACTTGGCTTCTGTCTGGGCACCCGGCTGCAGATGACGTGGCTCGAGGACAACGCCCCGTCCACCCTGGCCCCGGGCAAACGGCCGCGCACCACGCTTACTCCCACGCTGGTCCTGAAGGACGGCAAGGCGGTGGCTGCCCTCGGCTCGCCGGGAGGCGACCAGCAGGATCAGTGGCAGCTGCTGTACCTGCTCCGCACGATCGTGGGGGGCTATGAGCCGCAGCAGGCCATTGACGCGCCCGCGTTCCACACCACGTCCATCCCCGGATCCTTCTGGCCGCGCACCTGGACGCCGGGCGGAGCGGTTGTTGAAGACCGCCTCGGCGAGGACGTGATCACCGAGCTCGAAGGGCGCGGGCACGTGGTTACCCGGGCAGGGGAGTGGGCTTTGGGCCGGCTTTCAGCAGTGGTGCGTGACCCGGAAACAGGCGTGCTGAAGGCCGCCGCCAACCCCCGGGGCGCGCAGGGCTACGCGGCGGGGCGCTAG
- a CDS encoding lipid kinase, with protein MKDAREARSAAVVINAGSRRGAAHELALDQMRRAGVPISAVHRVLSGAELAGTLDQVVAEGHDLVVVGGGDGTVSFAAGRVAGSDVMLGVLPLGTANDLARTLEIPNNLAEACAAIADGKVVDIDLGRANGQPFLNVASVGLSVGVTEALSPRLKRVIGPLAYGVATLRAYARHKPFRARLEFPEGDHQPMELENLLQVAVGNGRHYGGGNMVSPTAGIDDHTLDIYAIPAGPLRDHVSIARLLKDGSFVKHDRVYHLTSRSVRLVTEPPMSVNLDGEIAAITPADFTIQRNAVHVVVPQGSNSALFDGPGSSSR; from the coding sequence ATGAAGGATGCCCGAGAGGCCCGCTCTGCTGCCGTGGTGATAAACGCCGGATCGCGCCGGGGTGCGGCACACGAACTGGCGTTGGACCAGATGCGAAGGGCAGGCGTGCCAATCTCCGCCGTGCACCGCGTATTGTCGGGGGCAGAGCTGGCCGGGACGCTCGACCAAGTGGTTGCGGAGGGGCACGACCTGGTGGTTGTCGGTGGCGGCGACGGGACGGTGTCCTTTGCCGCCGGTCGGGTTGCCGGCAGCGACGTCATGCTCGGCGTTCTTCCGCTGGGAACGGCCAATGACCTCGCCCGAACGCTTGAGATACCGAATAATCTTGCCGAGGCGTGTGCTGCCATCGCCGACGGGAAGGTGGTGGACATCGACCTCGGCCGGGCCAACGGTCAGCCATTCCTCAACGTCGCTTCCGTTGGCTTGTCGGTGGGCGTCACTGAGGCCCTCAGCCCCCGCCTGAAACGGGTCATCGGGCCATTGGCCTACGGCGTTGCCACCCTGCGCGCTTATGCCCGGCACAAGCCGTTCCGGGCCCGGCTCGAGTTCCCGGAGGGGGACCACCAGCCGATGGAGCTCGAGAACCTGCTTCAGGTGGCCGTCGGGAACGGCCGGCACTACGGCGGCGGCAATATGGTCTCCCCAACGGCGGGGATTGACGATCACACCCTGGACATCTACGCCATCCCCGCCGGGCCGCTCCGCGACCACGTGAGTATCGCCCGGCTGCTCAAGGACGGAAGTTTCGTCAAGCACGATCGGGTGTACCACCTGACCAGCCGTAGTGTCCGGCTGGTCACCGAGCCGCCGATGTCGGTGAACCTCGACGGCGAGATCGCCGCGATCACGCCGGCCGACTTCACCATCCAGCGCAATGCGGTTCACGTCGTGGTGCCCCAAGGCAGCAACAGCGCACTGTTCGACGGACCGGGCAGCTCTTCCCGGTAA
- a CDS encoding SDR family NAD(P)-dependent oxidoreductase, with translation MPESTPAGQHAVVTGCSSGIGLAITRSLLADGWAVTGLSRTETSLDGKFEWLRADLSEPGSLSDAVAGLRPADALVHAAGFQRTAPLGELDPSALAAMFTVHVAAASVLANALVPTMPDGGRIVLLGSRTSTGSPGKSQYAATKAALMGLGRTWAQELAPRGITVNVLSPGPTDTPMLNDPGRAATPARMPALGALVDPDDVAALAAFLVGPHGKSITGQNYVICGGASL, from the coding sequence ATGCCTGAGTCAACACCGGCTGGGCAGCATGCGGTAGTCACCGGGTGCAGTTCGGGAATCGGCTTGGCAATCACCCGGAGCCTGCTGGCGGACGGTTGGGCCGTGACCGGGCTGAGCCGGACCGAGACGTCGCTGGACGGGAAGTTCGAGTGGCTGCGGGCTGACCTTTCGGAGCCCGGATCCTTGAGTGATGCCGTTGCCGGGCTGCGGCCTGCGGATGCCTTGGTCCATGCCGCCGGCTTCCAGCGCACGGCGCCGCTGGGGGAGCTTGATCCTTCCGCTTTGGCGGCGATGTTCACCGTGCACGTTGCGGCGGCCAGCGTGCTGGCCAACGCTTTGGTGCCCACCATGCCCGACGGCGGCAGGATCGTTTTGCTGGGCAGCCGCACCTCCACGGGGTCGCCGGGCAAGAGCCAGTACGCGGCCACGAAGGCTGCGCTGATGGGTCTCGGGCGGACGTGGGCGCAGGAGCTCGCGCCGCGGGGAATCACGGTGAACGTGCTCTCCCCAGGGCCGACCGACACCCCGATGCTGAACGACCCCGGCCGGGCAGCAACCCCGGCGCGCATGCCTGCCCTCGGCGCCCTCGTGGACCCGGACGACGTCGCCGCCCTGGCTGCGTTCCTCGTGGGCCCACATGGGAAGTCCATCACGGGCCAGAACTACGTCATCTGCGGAGGCGCCTCCCTCTAA
- a CDS encoding exo-alpha-sialidase, with translation MQNTTTDSYSTITPDGAVKRADGADFAYLPAPTVQSHAANLLTLPDGRLGCVWFGGTQEGVPDISIWFSALEPGSSQWSSPEQLSDDSARSEQNPILFTNADGALWLLYTAQKAGNQDTAEVRRRISTDSGRTWGEVETLFAANETGGVFVRQLPVVLPSGRLMVPIFRCITVPGEKWVGNSDDSAVMISDDAGATWSEHVLPGSLGCVHMNIQPVADGSLLALFRSRWADSIYESRSTDDGSTWSEPVPTELPNNNSSIQFTALADGRLALVYNHSRAEASTERRLSLYDEIDDDGLAEEQGQLAEPVPGAASSDDGSRKAFWGTPRSPMTLAISEDSGRSWPIRRNLDVGDGYCLSNNSRDGLNREYSYPSIHQGPDGSLNIAYTYFRQAIKFVRVDPQWAYEGTQTPGGLEDGSINA, from the coding sequence ATGCAGAACACCACCACTGACAGCTACAGCACCATCACCCCGGACGGGGCCGTGAAGCGGGCCGACGGCGCCGACTTCGCCTACCTGCCGGCGCCCACCGTGCAAAGCCACGCCGCCAACCTGCTCACCCTGCCGGACGGCCGGCTGGGCTGCGTCTGGTTCGGTGGCACCCAGGAAGGCGTGCCGGACATCTCCATCTGGTTCTCAGCCCTGGAGCCCGGCAGCAGCCAGTGGTCGTCACCGGAACAGCTTTCGGACGATTCGGCCCGCTCCGAGCAGAATCCCATCCTGTTCACCAACGCTGATGGCGCGTTGTGGCTGCTGTACACCGCGCAGAAGGCGGGCAACCAGGACACCGCCGAGGTCCGCCGTCGTATTTCCACGGACAGCGGCCGCACCTGGGGCGAGGTGGAAACCCTGTTTGCCGCGAACGAAACCGGCGGTGTGTTTGTCCGCCAGCTGCCGGTGGTGCTGCCGTCCGGCCGCCTGATGGTGCCGATCTTCCGCTGCATCACTGTCCCGGGGGAGAAGTGGGTGGGCAACAGCGACGACAGCGCCGTGATGATCTCCGACGACGCCGGCGCCACCTGGTCCGAACACGTCCTGCCGGGCAGCCTCGGCTGCGTCCACATGAACATCCAGCCCGTGGCTGACGGGTCCCTGCTGGCCCTGTTCCGCAGCCGCTGGGCGGACTCGATCTACGAATCCCGCTCCACCGACGATGGGTCCACCTGGAGCGAGCCCGTTCCCACTGAGCTGCCGAACAACAACTCGTCCATCCAGTTCACCGCGCTCGCCGACGGCCGCCTGGCCCTCGTGTACAACCACAGCCGCGCGGAGGCCTCCACTGAACGGCGCCTCTCGCTCTATGACGAGATTGACGACGACGGCCTGGCCGAGGAGCAGGGGCAGCTGGCTGAGCCGGTGCCCGGCGCTGCTTCCTCTGATGATGGTTCGCGCAAAGCCTTCTGGGGGACGCCGCGCTCGCCGATGACGCTTGCGATTTCCGAGGACTCCGGGCGTTCCTGGCCCATCCGGCGCAACCTCGACGTGGGGGACGGGTATTGCCTGTCCAATAACTCCCGCGACGGACTCAACCGCGAGTACTCCTACCCGTCCATCCACCAGGGCCCGGACGGTTCGTTGAACATCGCCTACACGTACTTCCGGCAGGCCATCAAGTTCGTCCGCGTGGACCCGCAGTGGGCGTACGAGGGCACGCAGACGCCGGGCGGCCTGGAGGACGGCTCGATCAATGCCTGA
- a CDS encoding HpcH/HpaI aldolase/citrate lyase family protein produces MTSELATEFARKIRAREQAVGYWAVLDAPVATERIGRLGYDYVALDAQHGLLGYSGVLNGLMAIDAGHTAVGMVRVEANDFTAIGKALDAGAVGVIVPLINNAEDAAAAVAAAKYPPMGGRSYGPMRSALRIGPKPADANGTTLVFAMIETPEGLANVKEICATPGLDGIYVGPSDLSIAVGGAFPGDPQVEAEFNAALETIAEAAASAGIAAGIHTPAGTVAAQRLAQGYTFTTIASDLTHLEQIAKSHLDAANSAAGTKEV; encoded by the coding sequence ATGACCTCCGAACTGGCCACCGAATTCGCCCGCAAGATCCGAGCCCGTGAACAGGCGGTGGGCTACTGGGCGGTGCTGGACGCACCCGTGGCCACCGAACGCATCGGCCGGCTCGGCTACGACTACGTTGCCCTGGACGCGCAGCACGGCCTGCTCGGCTACTCCGGCGTGCTGAACGGGTTGATGGCCATCGACGCCGGGCACACCGCCGTCGGCATGGTCCGGGTGGAGGCCAACGACTTCACCGCGATCGGCAAGGCGCTCGATGCCGGGGCCGTGGGCGTCATCGTGCCGCTCATCAACAACGCTGAGGACGCCGCCGCCGCCGTGGCCGCAGCGAAGTACCCGCCGATGGGCGGCCGCTCCTATGGGCCCATGCGCTCCGCCCTGCGGATTGGGCCGAAGCCTGCCGACGCCAACGGCACCACGCTGGTGTTCGCCATGATCGAGACGCCCGAGGGGCTGGCCAACGTCAAGGAAATCTGCGCTACCCCGGGCCTGGACGGCATCTACGTGGGACCGTCGGACCTCAGCATCGCCGTAGGCGGGGCGTTCCCGGGGGATCCCCAGGTGGAAGCCGAGTTCAACGCCGCGCTGGAGACCATCGCCGAGGCTGCCGCCTCCGCCGGGATCGCCGCCGGCATCCACACCCCCGCCGGGACGGTGGCAGCACAGCGGCTGGCCCAGGGCTACACGTTCACCACCATCGCCTCGGACCTCACACACCTGGAACAGATCGCGAAGTCCCACCTCGACGCCGCTAACTCCGCAGCCGGAACCAAGGAAGTCTGA
- a CDS encoding aldo/keto reductase: MSKQPEGAQVDGLKLPISRLVLGTMTFGDTADEATAGRMVEEALDAGITTIDTANAYVGGVTEEMLARLLKGKRDGVILASKAGMPHADHGSNTPLSPAGLRASVEGSLRRLGVDSIDLFYLHQPDRATPLRETLSTVAELVAEGKIGALGVSNFAAWQIADVIHTAREVGAPQPVVAQQLYNLVARRLEEEYLEFAATHNVHTMVYNPLGGGLLTGKHSFDAKPTEGRYGDSKLAAMYTQRYWDRQLFDAIEELSRIADGAGVTLAELSLRWLAYRDGVVSMLLGGSKVEQLRANIAAVANGPLPADVGEACDAVGTSLRGPMPAYNR, from the coding sequence ATGAGCAAGCAGCCCGAAGGCGCCCAGGTGGACGGCCTGAAACTTCCCATCTCCCGGCTGGTCCTGGGGACCATGACGTTCGGCGACACGGCCGACGAGGCCACTGCGGGGCGGATGGTGGAGGAAGCGCTCGACGCCGGCATCACCACCATCGACACCGCCAACGCCTATGTGGGGGGTGTCACCGAGGAAATGCTCGCGCGGCTTCTGAAGGGAAAGCGCGACGGCGTCATCCTGGCATCCAAGGCCGGCATGCCCCATGCGGACCACGGCTCCAATACGCCGCTCTCACCGGCCGGGCTGCGTGCCAGCGTGGAGGGGAGCCTGCGCCGGCTGGGCGTGGACAGCATCGACCTGTTCTACCTGCACCAGCCGGACCGGGCCACGCCGCTGCGTGAGACCCTTTCGACCGTGGCCGAGCTGGTTGCGGAGGGGAAGATCGGGGCGCTGGGAGTGTCCAACTTCGCCGCCTGGCAGATCGCCGACGTGATCCACACGGCGCGCGAAGTGGGGGCGCCGCAGCCCGTCGTCGCGCAGCAGCTCTACAACCTGGTGGCGCGCCGCCTGGAGGAGGAGTACCTCGAGTTCGCCGCCACCCACAACGTGCACACCATGGTCTACAACCCGCTGGGCGGCGGCCTGCTCACCGGCAAGCACAGCTTCGACGCGAAGCCCACCGAGGGCCGCTACGGTGACTCGAAGCTCGCCGCCATGTACACGCAGCGGTACTGGGACCGGCAGTTGTTCGACGCCATCGAGGAACTGTCCCGGATCGCGGACGGCGCCGGCGTCACGCTGGCCGAACTGTCCCTGCGCTGGCTGGCCTACCGCGACGGCGTGGTCTCGATGCTGCTGGGCGGGTCCAAGGTGGAACAGCTCCGCGCCAACATCGCCGCCGTGGCCAACGGGCCGCTGCCGGCCGACGTCGGGGAAGCCTGCGACGCCGTCGGCACCTCGTTGCGGGGGCCGATGCCCGCCTACAACCGCTGA
- a CDS encoding ATP-binding cassette domain-containing protein, which yields MSKPFLAVENLVVDYHVPGGTFRAVDDVSFSVDKGKTIAVVGESGCGKSTIAKALMRLVTPTSGRIDLDGTDIASMSEAKLRPMRSKFQMVFQDPYGSLDPHMTAQEIVAEPLKLQGVRSKAERHKAAAKLIDQVGLPVRSLDKHPGEFSGGQRQRIGIARALASKPELLVCDEATSALDVSVQAQVLRLLKSIQDETGITYVFISHNLGVVQEISDSVMVMQKGKLVEHGTTASVLTAPKEHYTRKLRRAALDPSTMTGLKPRHLVRSLALANQA from the coding sequence ATGAGTAAGCCGTTCCTCGCCGTCGAAAACCTCGTGGTGGATTACCACGTGCCGGGCGGCACCTTCCGTGCCGTGGATGATGTCTCCTTCTCCGTGGACAAAGGCAAAACGATCGCCGTCGTGGGTGAATCCGGCTGCGGCAAGTCCACCATCGCCAAGGCACTGATGCGGCTGGTGACTCCCACCAGCGGGCGGATCGACCTGGACGGCACGGACATCGCTTCCATGAGTGAGGCCAAGCTGCGGCCCATGCGCTCCAAGTTCCAGATGGTGTTCCAAGACCCGTACGGCTCGCTGGACCCGCACATGACGGCGCAGGAGATCGTGGCCGAGCCGCTGAAGCTGCAGGGCGTCCGGTCCAAGGCGGAACGGCACAAGGCCGCCGCGAAACTGATCGACCAGGTGGGCCTGCCGGTCCGGTCCCTGGACAAGCACCCGGGTGAGTTCTCCGGCGGCCAGCGCCAGCGCATCGGGATCGCCCGGGCGCTCGCATCCAAGCCCGAACTGCTGGTCTGCGACGAAGCCACCAGCGCCCTGGACGTGTCCGTGCAGGCGCAGGTGCTGCGGCTGCTGAAGTCCATCCAGGACGAAACCGGCATCACGTACGTGTTTATCTCGCACAACCTTGGCGTGGTGCAGGAGATCAGCGATAGCGTCATGGTGATGCAGAAGGGCAAGCTGGTGGAACACGGCACCACCGCGTCCGTCCTGACCGCCCCCAAGGAGCACTACACCCGCAAACTTCGCCGCGCGGCGCTGGACCCGTCCACCATGACGGGCCTGAAGCCGCGGCACCTGGTCCGCTCCCTGGCCCTCGCCAACCAGGCCTGA
- a CDS encoding ABC transporter ATP-binding protein, translated as MTAQPATPAFSEQPLLEVRDFQVELITAGGIIRAVDSVSFSIHRGETVTIIGESGSGKSTTAMGILRLLPEDLAVLSGTVMIDGVDISADPKAINKVRGKTLALIPQDPMTALSPVHSIGKQLFEAIRIAGAASAKDKGALQARAIRLLEQVHIPTPEKQLKKYPHQLSGGMLQRVLIAIALASEPQLLVADEPTSALDVTVQGGILDLLLELQEQRGIGILMITHDLGVARLISDRIHVMKDGSFVESGDVQQIVDNPATEYTRDLLAAVPVLGPWDETPAATPAAGRRSAGTPAAGASATGSTATTTDPALTQTGASHE; from the coding sequence ATGACCGCACAACCCGCTACCCCTGCCTTCAGCGAGCAGCCGCTCCTCGAGGTCCGCGACTTCCAGGTGGAACTGATCACCGCCGGCGGCATCATCCGCGCCGTGGACTCCGTCAGCTTCAGCATCCACCGGGGCGAGACGGTCACCATCATCGGTGAGTCCGGCTCCGGCAAGTCCACCACGGCGATGGGCATCCTCCGCCTGCTGCCCGAGGACCTGGCGGTACTTTCCGGCACCGTGATGATCGACGGCGTCGACATCAGCGCCGACCCCAAGGCCATCAACAAGGTGCGCGGCAAGACCCTCGCACTGATCCCGCAGGACCCCATGACGGCGCTGAGCCCGGTCCACTCGATCGGGAAACAGCTGTTCGAGGCCATCCGGATTGCCGGTGCCGCCTCCGCCAAGGACAAAGGTGCGCTGCAGGCCAGGGCCATCCGGCTGCTGGAGCAGGTGCACATTCCCACCCCGGAGAAGCAGCTGAAGAAGTACCCCCACCAGCTCTCCGGCGGCATGCTGCAGCGTGTCCTGATCGCCATCGCCCTGGCCAGCGAGCCGCAGCTGCTGGTGGCGGATGAGCCGACGTCGGCCCTTGACGTCACCGTGCAGGGCGGGATCCTGGACCTGCTGCTGGAACTGCAGGAGCAGCGCGGCATCGGCATCCTGATGATCACGCACGACCTCGGCGTGGCCCGGCTGATCTCGGACCGCATCCACGTGATGAAGGACGGCTCGTTTGTGGAGTCCGGCGACGTCCAGCAGATCGTGGACAACCCCGCCACCGAGTACACGCGGGACCTGCTGGCCGCCGTGCCGGTGCTGGGGCCGTGGGACGAAACTCCTGCCGCCACCCCCGCTGCTGGCCGTCGTTCCGCCGGCACACCCGCCGCCGGCGCTTCCGCCACTGGCAGCACGGCCACCACCACTGACCCAGCCCTCACGCAGACCGGAGCAAGCCATGAGTAA
- a CDS encoding ABC transporter permease encodes MSLDTATPAAAGQPARQPSPSAVTKADIAKAGATRRRNAAKWKLIVGTICTLLVIIPIILAQVLPLPDANFQDLGARRLPPFTDGHLFGTDQLGRDLLSRVLHGGQVSLTIGLLAVLVSGAIGIILGAAAGYFGGWVDTVVSRVLEAQMSLPLLMMLLLVVALFGPSIPVITFVIAIAQWPEVARLTRSMVLVEREKPYVSAARILGLHKIQILIQHIIPNVIKQATLVVLLLLAQAVLLESALSFLGAGPQRPFATWGRIISDGQDYITTSWWMVTLPGLVIVLMVVGVNLLGDGLRDRPRRKKKGA; translated from the coding sequence ATGAGCCTCGACACCGCAACCCCCGCTGCTGCCGGGCAGCCCGCCCGGCAGCCCAGCCCCAGCGCCGTCACCAAGGCGGACATCGCCAAGGCAGGCGCCACCCGCCGTCGTAATGCCGCCAAGTGGAAGCTCATCGTGGGCACCATCTGCACCCTGCTGGTGATCATCCCCATCATCCTGGCCCAGGTGCTCCCGCTGCCGGACGCCAACTTCCAGGACCTCGGCGCCCGCCGCCTGCCGCCGTTCACGGACGGGCACCTGTTCGGAACCGACCAGCTGGGCCGCGACCTCCTCTCCCGCGTCCTGCACGGCGGCCAGGTCTCGCTGACCATCGGCCTGCTGGCAGTGCTGGTCTCCGGCGCCATCGGCATCATCCTCGGCGCGGCCGCCGGTTACTTCGGCGGCTGGGTGGACACAGTTGTCTCCCGCGTCCTTGAGGCACAGATGTCCCTGCCGCTGCTCATGATGCTGCTGCTGGTGGTGGCCCTGTTCGGCCCCTCCATCCCGGTGATCACCTTCGTGATCGCCATCGCCCAATGGCCCGAAGTGGCCCGCCTCACCCGGTCCATGGTGCTGGTGGAACGCGAAAAGCCGTACGTCTCCGCCGCCCGCATCCTGGGCCTGCACAAGATCCAGATCCTGATCCAGCACATCATCCCCAACGTCATCAAGCAGGCCACCCTGGTGGTCCTGCTCCTGCTGGCCCAGGCCGTGCTGCTCGAGTCCGCGCTCAGCTTCCTCGGCGCCGGCCCGCAGCGCCCCTTCGCCACCTGGGGCCGCATCATCTCCGACGGCCAGGACTACATCACCACCTCCTGGTGGATGGTTACCCTGCCCGGCCTGGTGATCGTGCTCATGGTGGTGGGCGTGAACCTGCTGGGCGACGGCCTCCGCGACCGTCCCCGCCGCAAGAAGAAGGGTGCCTGA
- a CDS encoding ABC transporter permease, translated as MTNYILKRLGQGLLTVFLTVSTVFILIRMAPGDPAVSYAGPLATSEQLAAVREQFGLDRPVLEQYWIFLQQLFTGNLGQSYSFQAPAMQVVAERMPYTLTLATAAILLTAVVAIPLGVWMSRRPDTGQELGVNVLTIAGQSMPDFWTGIMLLTGFAVLIPIFPASGFATWGGLVLPTITIAILQIALISRMVRREMTANFAAPYLTVARSRGVRNSVLTWRYAMGNSAIPVFTALGTRFAAMLNGVVVVEVVFAWPGVGSLIVRALETRDYPLIQATVLLTALLAVGVQLLIDVAYPLLDPRVRLGKAATA; from the coding sequence ATGACGAACTACATCCTGAAACGCCTGGGACAAGGCCTGCTGACCGTGTTCCTCACGGTGTCCACCGTGTTCATCCTGATCCGCATGGCTCCCGGCGATCCCGCCGTCTCCTACGCCGGCCCGCTGGCCACCTCCGAACAGCTCGCCGCGGTCCGGGAGCAGTTTGGCCTGGACCGGCCAGTGCTCGAGCAGTACTGGATCTTCCTGCAGCAGCTGTTCACCGGCAACCTGGGCCAGTCCTACTCGTTCCAGGCTCCCGCCATGCAGGTGGTGGCCGAGCGGATGCCCTACACGCTGACCCTCGCTACCGCCGCGATCCTGCTCACCGCAGTGGTGGCCATCCCGCTCGGCGTGTGGATGTCCCGCCGCCCGGACACCGGCCAGGAACTCGGCGTGAACGTGCTGACCATCGCCGGGCAGTCCATGCCCGACTTCTGGACCGGCATCATGCTCCTCACCGGCTTCGCCGTCCTGATTCCGATCTTCCCGGCCTCCGGCTTCGCCACCTGGGGCGGGCTGGTCCTGCCCACCATCACCATCGCCATCCTGCAGATCGCGTTGATCTCCCGGATGGTCCGGCGGGAAATGACCGCCAACTTCGCCGCCCCATACCTCACCGTGGCCCGCTCCCGCGGCGTCCGGAACTCGGTGCTCACCTGGCGCTACGCCATGGGTAACTCCGCCATCCCCGTCTTCACCGCCCTCGGCACCCGGTTCGCCGCAATGCTCAACGGTGTGGTCGTCGTCGAGGTGGTGTTCGCCTGGCCCGGCGTCGGCTCCCTGATCGTCCGTGCCCTCGAAACCCGCGACTACCCCCTCATCCAGGCCACGGTCCTCCTCACCGCGCTCCTGGCGGTGGGCGTCCAGCTGCTCATCGACGTCGCCTACCCGCTTCTTGATCCCCGCGTTCGTCTTGGAAAGGCGGCAACAGCATGA